A region from the Merismopedia glauca CCAP 1448/3 genome encodes:
- a CDS encoding IS701 family transposase: MILPRIPTRTVSFVDDYCQEYQKIFPEVRSYENFKFLHIGLISELTRKSLPEIAKYVGLKDSQSLNNFIKNSPWDVNLLREQRLSLLKKHLGNRRFILVINEIGDKKKGKTTDYVAKQYIGQFGKTENGIVTINAYGILDGMTFPLIFKVFKPKNTLLEGDDYQSKHDLALGIIKKLLQRGFQFDTVIADSVYGRNKDFLQVLNRLSLNFIVPLKISPISTIETTYRGFYHENSQSILTSQSNFFNNRGMSQAQLNGIFDHKHSDALIEYTDDYISAVTNIPESMSQKLAHLLILLAWTEYKLKEVIKELGWTDFRITNYQSIERWWEIVLSAYSMVSLQSDVFQKKWQMDLFVPPETQLMAELASQNRSGDEETIWQERLHKLVKSISLNEGQKSAHWAIAAASRNN; this comes from the coding sequence ATGATTTTACCAAGAATTCCTACAAGGACAGTTTCTTTTGTAGATGACTATTGTCAAGAATATCAAAAAATATTTCCCGAAGTTAGAAGCTACGAAAATTTTAAATTTTTACATATTGGTCTAATTTCGGAACTAACACGAAAATCATTGCCAGAAATTGCTAAATATGTGGGATTAAAAGATTCTCAATCTCTCAATAATTTTATTAAAAACTCTCCTTGGGACGTTAACTTATTAAGAGAGCAAAGATTATCTCTGTTGAAAAAGCACTTAGGTAATCGCCGCTTTATTTTAGTAATTAATGAAATTGGCGATAAAAAAAAGGGGAAAACCACAGATTATGTAGCCAAGCAATATATCGGTCAATTTGGCAAAACTGAAAATGGGATAGTCACCATTAATGCTTATGGAATTCTAGACGGAATGACTTTTCCTTTAATATTCAAAGTATTCAAACCCAAAAATACTTTACTTGAAGGAGATGATTACCAATCTAAACATGATTTAGCTCTAGGAATTATTAAAAAGTTACTCCAAAGAGGTTTTCAGTTTGATACGGTAATTGCAGATAGCGTTTATGGTAGAAACAAAGATTTTCTCCAAGTATTAAATCGCTTATCGCTCAACTTTATTGTACCTCTAAAAATCTCACCTATAAGTACGATAGAGACTACGTATAGAGGCTTTTATCATGAAAACTCTCAGAGTATTTTGACAAGCCAGTCTAACTTCTTCAACAACAGAGGTATGAGTCAAGCACAACTCAATGGGATTTTCGATCACAAGCACTCTGATGCGTTAATTGAGTACACAGACGATTATATATCTGCTGTGACCAATATTCCAGAATCTATGAGTCAAAAACTGGCTCATCTGCTAATTTTACTAGCATGGACTGAGTATAAACTCAAAGAAGTGATTAAAGAACTGGGTTGGACTGATTTTCGGATCACTAACTATCAATCTATTGAAAGGTGGTGGGAAATTGTTTTGAGTGCTTATTCAATGGTGAGTTTACAATCAGATGTCTTTCAAAAAAAATGGCAAATGGACTTATTTGTACCACCAGAAACTCAGCTAATGGCAGAATTAGCTAGCCAAAATCGTAGTGGTGATGAAGAAACTATTTGGCAAGAAAGATTGCATAAATTAGTCAAATCAATCTCGTTAAATGAAGGACAAAAATCTGCTCATTGGGCGATCGCGGCTGCTTCTAGAAATAACTAA
- a CDS encoding transposase yields MVSPKIAVQTVSFVDEYCEAYKNIFSEVRTFENFKFLHLGIMSQIQRKSLTGIAKAIGLKDSQPLNNFLKNSPWDVQALRLKRLMWLKDKLNNRSFVLVINEIGDKKKGNTTAYVAKQYICQLAKTENAIVSINAYGVLDGITFPLIFKVFKPQNSLSLNEEYQTKPQLAIAIIQQLKEMGFKFDLVIADNIYTKNSEFLELSSKLSIHLLLPNQDCNSDTFVRSHNRVNLDIIELHKLAQTNQRSQADLEPKNRGMFKEQTEIKSSTSSNSTWHIKGEREASESYKMGEIYNFVNWVEYGFQQVKQELGWGDFRVTNYRAIERWWEIIFSVYWMISLHSDVFQTGKQNQSQKSILSQQQPTSISSLEEQMIWYHRLDNLQSIIHL; encoded by the coding sequence ATGGTGTCGCCTAAAATAGCCGTTCAGACAGTATCATTCGTAGATGAGTACTGTGAGGCATATAAAAATATCTTTTCTGAAGTGAGAACTTTCGAGAATTTTAAGTTCTTACATTTGGGAATTATGTCTCAGATTCAGCGCAAATCTTTAACCGGAATCGCTAAAGCCATTGGTTTGAAAGACTCCCAACCTTTAAATAACTTTCTTAAAAACTCACCTTGGGATGTTCAGGCTTTAAGATTAAAGCGATTGATGTGGTTGAAAGACAAGTTAAATAATCGGTCTTTTGTTTTAGTTATTAATGAAATAGGAGATAAAAAGAAGGGTAATACTACTGCTTACGTAGCTAAACAGTATATTTGTCAATTAGCTAAAACCGAAAATGCCATTGTTTCAATTAATGCTTATGGAGTTTTGGATGGAATTACGTTTCCGCTAATTTTCAAAGTTTTTAAACCTCAGAACTCACTCAGTTTAAATGAAGAGTATCAGACTAAACCGCAGCTAGCGATCGCTATTATTCAACAACTAAAAGAAATGGGATTCAAGTTCGATTTAGTCATAGCCGACAATATCTATACTAAAAATAGTGAATTTCTAGAATTATCAAGTAAATTATCCATCCATCTTTTATTGCCTAATCAAGACTGTAATAGTGACACCTTTGTTAGATCGCACAATCGAGTAAATCTAGATATTATTGAGTTACATAAACTTGCTCAAACTAATCAGCGATCGCAAGCAGATTTAGAGCCGAAAAATCGAGGTATGTTTAAGGAACAGACAGAAATAAAGTCCTCAACTTCAAGTAATTCTACGTGGCATATTAAAGGAGAACGTGAAGCTTCTGAGAGTTATAAAATGGGAGAAATTTATAACTTTGTTAACTGGGTTGAATACGGTTTTCAACAAGTAAAACAAGAACTAGGATGGGGAGATTTTCGGGTAACTAACTACCGTGCTATTGAAAGATGGTGGGAGATAATTTTCAGCGTGTATTGGATGATTAGTTTGCATTCAGATGTGTTTCAAACAGGAAAACAGAATCAATCCCAAAAATCAATCTTATCTCAACAACAACCTACCTCAATTTCTTCTTTAGAAGAACAAATGATTTGGTATCATCGTTTAGATAACTTACAGTCTATTATCCATCTCTAG
- the pbpC gene encoding penicillin-binding protein 1C, whose product MKLRSRKSSLTLIWHRFHFKYRRIGKLFALVLLIALIVRSLPYFAPIHATDLAQDIQPIEFSDRHGLPLGTLLTRDNQHTAAVPLDRVSPHFIQAIIAAEDGRFYQHGAIDLQAIARAIKDGIEQKKVVSGASTITMQLARMLSPTSPNLTGKIAEIWQSWRLVAGMNREEILAAYINRLPMGGNIYGVEAASRIYFSIPAQDLNLAQASILAALPNNPTYFNPYTHWERLKQRQKYVLNQMLEDGYITKEQSDRAYSEQVAFQSRQQGIIAAPHFLFWLARQLPKGNSAATVQTTIDRSLQELVEGQVKQVVRSLSGNNVHHAAALVIDNHTGEVLAYAGSPDYFDEANLGSNDGVQALRQPGSTLKPFLYELGLENKVIRPQTILADIPTYYAIPGGKLYNPTDYNEKFLGPVRVRIALANSLNVPAVRVLEKVGVPAFLDRLHELGFTHLTQDPEHYGLGLALGSGEVTLWELAHAYTTLANQGKSIPIITSPSPRRSTATSLPSPSSPSLPTWGLIRDILSDRHARSISFGVNSVLDLPFPTAVKTGTSSNFRDTWTVGFTTDYTVATWVGNFNGDSMRQVSGVTGAAPLWNRIMLHLHSSAEPTAFPPPTDMVQKPICALSGLKPTSACTSIVQEYLYVADLQSYEQQLDKGSLPPEYNEWLQSQQLSPPQTANSTSRNLKILSPSQGDIFLMSSDTNPRLEFKLATTPSQPVEWWLNQQKIAENTSNSLFWEMKPGNWTLEVRRGNLKHETQGSTSDGDRLSFQVQLSNFSPTRRGFSIPNS is encoded by the coding sequence ATGAAACTTCGATCGCGCAAGTCATCGCTCACCCTAATTTGGCACAGATTTCATTTTAAATACAGGCGAATAGGCAAGTTATTCGCATTGGTATTGCTGATCGCTTTAATAGTCCGATCCCTTCCCTATTTTGCACCCATTCACGCTACCGATCTAGCTCAAGATATCCAACCGATTGAATTTAGCGATCGCCACGGTTTACCATTAGGAACACTGCTAACAAGAGATAACCAGCATACAGCAGCAGTACCTTTAGATCGAGTATCTCCACACTTTATTCAAGCCATTATCGCCGCAGAAGATGGACGATTTTATCAACATGGTGCAATAGATTTACAGGCGATCGCCAGGGCAATTAAAGATGGAATTGAGCAGAAAAAGGTAGTTTCTGGTGCTTCTACGATTACGATGCAGTTAGCGCGGATGCTATCTCCTACTTCCCCTAACCTTACTGGTAAAATCGCAGAAATTTGGCAATCTTGGCGACTAGTAGCTGGAATGAATCGCGAAGAAATCCTAGCGGCTTATATCAACCGTTTACCGATGGGTGGCAATATTTACGGGGTAGAAGCGGCTTCGAGAATCTATTTTTCCATACCAGCGCAGGATCTAAACTTGGCGCAAGCCAGTATCTTAGCTGCATTACCCAATAATCCGACTTATTTTAATCCTTACACCCATTGGGAACGGTTAAAACAAAGGCAAAAATATGTCTTGAATCAAATGCTGGAAGATGGGTATATTACTAAGGAACAGAGCGATCGCGCCTATAGCGAACAAGTTGCTTTCCAGTCGCGCCAACAGGGAATTATTGCTGCACCCCATTTTCTGTTTTGGTTGGCTCGTCAGTTACCCAAAGGAAATTCTGCGGCTACAGTGCAAACTACCATAGATCGATCGTTACAAGAATTGGTAGAAGGACAAGTCAAACAGGTAGTGCGATCGCTTTCGGGCAACAACGTGCATCATGCCGCAGCTTTAGTCATTGATAATCATACAGGAGAAGTTCTCGCTTATGCAGGTTCTCCCGATTACTTCGATGAAGCCAACTTGGGGAGTAACGATGGAGTTCAAGCATTGCGTCAACCTGGATCTACCCTGAAACCGTTTTTATACGAGTTAGGTTTAGAAAACAAGGTAATTCGTCCCCAAACCATCTTGGCAGATATCCCGACTTATTACGCTATTCCTGGCGGTAAACTCTATAATCCCACAGATTACAACGAAAAATTTTTAGGTCCCGTGCGGGTGCGAATTGCTTTAGCTAATTCTCTGAATGTTCCTGCTGTGCGCGTCTTAGAAAAAGTCGGCGTACCAGCCTTTTTAGATCGCCTCCACGAACTCGGATTTACCCATTTAACCCAAGATCCCGAACATTACGGACTGGGATTAGCTCTAGGTAGCGGTGAGGTAACCCTGTGGGAATTAGCTCATGCTTACACTACATTAGCCAATCAAGGAAAATCGATCCCAATTATTACCTCCCCCTCTCCCAGACGTAGCACTGCTACGTCTCTACCATCTCCCTCCTCCCCCTCTCTCCCCACATGGGGTTTAATTAGAGATATATTAAGCGATCGCCATGCCCGCAGTATCAGTTTTGGGGTAAATTCAGTGTTAGATTTACCTTTCCCTACGGCTGTGAAAACAGGAACCTCTTCCAATTTCCGCGATACTTGGACTGTTGGGTTCACAACTGACTATACTGTTGCTACTTGGGTGGGAAACTTCAACGGCGATTCCATGCGACAGGTTTCTGGGGTGACGGGTGCTGCACCTTTGTGGAATCGCATCATGCTACACCTACACTCGTCTGCTGAACCTACAGCTTTTCCCCCACCTACAGATATGGTACAAAAACCCATATGCGCTTTATCGGGTTTAAAACCTACTTCCGCTTGTACCTCAATTGTACAGGAATATCTTTATGTAGCAGATCTCCAGAGTTACGAACAACAGTTAGACAAAGGCTCATTACCTCCAGAGTATAACGAGTGGCTACAGTCACAACAATTGTCACCCCCTCAAACTGCTAATTCCACTTCTCGTAATCTCAAGATTTTATCACCCAGTCAAGGTGATATATTTCTCATGTCTTCAGACACAAATCCAAGATTAGAATTTAAATTAGCTACTACTCCAAGCCAGCCAGTTGAATGGTGGCTAAACCAGCAAAAAATTGCTGAAAATACTTCTAATTCTCTTTTTTGGGAGATGAAACCAGGTAATTGGACTTTGGAGGTGAGAAGGGGAAATCTGAAGCATGAAACCCAGGGTAGCACCAGTGATGGCGATCGCCTCAGTTTTCAAGTACAATTATCCAACTTCTCCCCTACACGTCGCGGTTTCTCAATTCCTAACTCCTAA
- a CDS encoding substrate-binding domain-containing protein — protein sequence MFFSKKSNKLTSSVTAIALTIGLNQFLIQPSSAVNINGSGSTFAQGLYQGTSPTGLFSTAGSWFSQYAIVNPAAVFKYAAVGSGAGVTSFLTQTPPSGSPTVPAPIAYGATDDPIITNPTATTPNAGPTVQVPVAGGAIVLIYNKTGLTIPANGIKLSRRTYCGIFNGTINNWNAPEIKQDNANAVIAANLPIKVVRRPQATVESGSGTTFNLTNHLNTVCRPTPLVNPTPAINPPVTFTWNRGFSTVSRPAPACTTGSSAFVCWPATFLQPATKGGSALASLVNSTSGGFGYVDGATFFSQASIAGSNLRSACLQNQGGVYICPPLNKATNPPLSAANLSAFSVSVSNGFVGATDTDTNNRRIALKVPNPSSVAAYPMVSATYLLFYDKYADVNVANGIKGFIAWVATNATADTIAKNRGYAPLPTTIKTQVNTLVNKCVDIVVDPAAGCV from the coding sequence ATGTTTTTTTCTAAAAAATCTAACAAGTTAACCAGTTCTGTAACGGCGATCGCTTTGACAATTGGTTTGAATCAATTCCTGATTCAACCATCTTCGGCTGTAAACATTAATGGCTCTGGTTCTACTTTTGCTCAGGGTCTATACCAAGGAACAAGTCCTACAGGTCTATTTTCTACCGCAGGCTCTTGGTTTAGTCAATATGCTATCGTCAACCCTGCTGCTGTTTTCAAATATGCTGCTGTTGGTAGCGGAGCAGGTGTTACATCCTTCCTAACTCAAACCCCCCCTTCAGGTTCTCCCACTGTTCCTGCACCTATTGCTTATGGAGCAACAGACGATCCTATCATCACAAATCCTACTGCGACTACTCCTAACGCTGGTCCAACAGTCCAAGTACCCGTAGCAGGAGGAGCGATCGTTTTGATCTACAACAAAACAGGTCTAACTATTCCCGCCAATGGCATCAAACTATCTCGCCGTACATACTGCGGCATTTTTAATGGTACTATTAATAACTGGAATGCACCTGAGATTAAGCAGGATAATGCTAATGCGGTCATTGCTGCAAATTTACCCATCAAAGTTGTACGTAGACCACAGGCAACTGTAGAAAGTGGTAGCGGTACTACCTTCAACTTAACTAACCACCTCAATACAGTTTGCCGTCCTACTCCCCTAGTTAATCCTACTCCTGCGATTAATCCTCCCGTAACATTTACTTGGAATCGTGGATTTAGTACCGTTAGCCGACCTGCACCTGCTTGTACTACTGGTAGTAGTGCTTTTGTCTGTTGGCCTGCAACCTTCTTACAACCTGCAACCAAAGGTGGTTCGGCTCTTGCCAGCTTAGTTAATAGTACCAGTGGTGGATTTGGCTATGTTGATGGTGCCACTTTTTTCAGTCAAGCTAGCATTGCTGGTAGCAACTTGAGATCTGCCTGTTTACAAAACCAGGGAGGTGTTTATATTTGTCCTCCCCTAAATAAGGCAACTAACCCACCACTAAGTGCGGCTAATTTATCCGCATTTAGCGTCTCTGTGTCTAATGGTTTTGTTGGTGCTACCGATACAGATACCAATAACCGCCGCATTGCGCTTAAGGTTCCTAATCCTTCCAGTGTTGCGGCTTATCCTATGGTTTCTGCCACCTATCTCTTGTTCTATGACAAGTATGCAGATGTCAACGTAGCCAACGGCATAAAAGGATTCATTGCCTGGGTTGCTACTAATGCTACTGCTGACACTATCGCCAAAAATCGTGGTTATGCTCCTTTACCTACAACCATCAAAACTCAAGTCAATACTTTGGTTAACAAGTGTGTAGATATAGTTGTCGATCCTGCCGCAGGCTGTGTATAG
- a CDS encoding type II toxin-antitoxin system VapC family toxin: MSQLLLDTHALIWFLEDDANLPILIKQKIESADAVFLSIASLWEIAIKISISKLSLKGDFEAIEPQINALGIPILPIAFADTVQIRCLPLHHRDPFDRILVAQAMNHSLVLISRDLAFDFYSIQRVW; encoded by the coding sequence ATGAGTCAGCTACTTCTTGATACTCATGCTTTGATCTGGTTTTTAGAGGATGATGCAAATCTCCCAATATTAATCAAACAGAAAATTGAATCTGCTGATGCTGTTTTTTTAAGTATTGCAAGCCTTTGGGAAATAGCAATCAAAATTAGTATAAGTAAATTATCTCTAAAAGGTGATTTTGAAGCCATTGAACCTCAAATTAATGCTTTAGGTATTCCGATTCTGCCCATTGCATTTGCTGACACTGTTCAAATTCGTTGTTTACCACTACATCATCGAGATCCATTTGATCGCATTTTAGTCGCACAAGCAATGAATCATTCCCTAGTTTTGATTAGTCGGGATCTGGCTTTTGATTTTTATTCTATTCAACGAGTGTGGTAA
- a CDS encoding ABC transporter permease, whose amino-acid sequence MYLNLIDQLAETNPQLFRELKSRLKPGHITMSVAISLTGQIFSLMLLGNHLNNPTPSEWQSWFWTNFMWLSGVGIFALLIVGTYMLIVDLSKEEEKGTLNLLRLSPESAKNILIGKLFGVPILLYIVALLALPLHLFSGLTAGISLIVILGFYAVLISSCIFFYSLALLCALLPIGKGNLKAGLLSGGLLLKLVVSSSFIVTTSFTLTPLNWLICFNPWMFLQSSLLAHQTAEYEGQFSAINWYGLSFDGNAIAIGIFLVLNYSLWSFWIWQGLQRWFHNPTTNLFTKAQSYWLTASWQITVLGFAVNFQSYQSREILWENFCILMFFNLVFYFVLIGVLTPRRQAIQDWARYRHYYNFGGKGKLLQDLVFGEKSPAVVAIAINAILASLIVTMWILFNSKFGLLMPALSSFIIAIALTLIYAFVVQLMLLIKSPQRVFWTMLSLAGLMVFPIAFSIVNYTNFDKTAWIWLFSIFPWVGLSVPSIAPLAVISACMIQWLGVTILGFQLQRRLKAIGGSKLLTA is encoded by the coding sequence ATGTACCTTAATTTGATTGACCAGTTAGCAGAAACTAATCCTCAGTTATTTAGAGAACTCAAAAGCCGACTAAAGCCTGGACATATCACGATGTCTGTTGCAATTTCCTTAACGGGACAGATTTTTTCATTAATGTTATTGGGTAACCACCTAAATAATCCGACACCTAGTGAGTGGCAAAGTTGGTTCTGGACTAATTTTATGTGGTTGAGTGGGGTAGGAATTTTTGCTCTACTTATTGTCGGCACTTATATGTTAATTGTTGACCTATCTAAAGAGGAAGAAAAAGGCACCCTCAACCTTCTACGTCTCAGTCCTGAATCTGCCAAAAACATCTTGATTGGCAAGTTATTTGGAGTCCCAATTCTATTATATATAGTGGCGCTATTAGCTTTGCCTTTACACCTTTTTTCTGGGTTAACAGCCGGAATTTCCCTAATAGTAATTTTAGGATTTTATGCCGTATTAATTAGTAGCTGCATTTTCTTTTATAGCTTGGCTTTGTTATGCGCCCTATTACCCATTGGGAAGGGTAATTTGAAGGCTGGTTTATTGAGTGGTGGACTCTTACTAAAATTAGTGGTTAGTTCCTCATTTATTGTAACCACAAGTTTTACTTTAACTCCTTTAAACTGGTTAATATGTTTTAATCCGTGGATGTTTCTACAAAGCTCTTTGCTAGCTCATCAAACAGCAGAATATGAGGGGCAATTTTCAGCCATTAATTGGTATGGTTTGTCATTCGATGGTAATGCGATCGCCATAGGTATTTTCCTAGTTTTAAATTATAGTCTCTGGAGTTTCTGGATTTGGCAAGGATTACAGCGTTGGTTTCACAATCCAACTACCAATCTATTTACTAAAGCCCAAAGTTATTGGTTAACAGCTAGTTGGCAAATCACGGTTTTGGGATTTGCCGTCAACTTTCAGTCTTACCAAAGTCGAGAGATACTTTGGGAGAATTTTTGCATTTTGATGTTCTTCAATCTGGTTTTCTATTTTGTCTTAATAGGTGTTTTAACTCCTCGTCGTCAAGCAATTCAGGATTGGGCTAGATATCGTCATTATTATAATTTTGGCGGCAAAGGTAAGTTATTGCAAGACTTAGTTTTTGGTGAAAAAAGTCCGGCGGTAGTAGCAATTGCCATCAATGCAATCTTGGCTAGTTTAATAGTTACTATGTGGATTTTATTCAACTCAAAATTCGGTTTGCTGATGCCAGCTTTGAGTAGTTTTATAATCGCGATCGCCTTAACTTTAATTTATGCTTTTGTGGTTCAATTGATGTTACTAATCAAAAGTCCTCAAAGGGTGTTTTGGACAATGCTTAGCTTAGCTGGATTAATGGTTTTTCCCATAGCCTTTTCCATCGTCAACTACACAAATTTTGATAAAACTGCTTGGATCTGGTTATTTTCTATCTTTCCCTGGGTAGGGTTATCTGTACCATCGATTGCTCCTTTGGCAGTAATTTCCGCTTGTATGATTCAATGGCTAGGAGTGACTATTTTAGGCTTCCAATTGCAACGCCGTCTCAAGGCGATTGGTGGATCTAAACTTTTAACTGCTTAA
- a CDS encoding PEP-CTERM sorting domain-containing protein translates to MTLIKKLLAISVGAASLTLAISTEAQAAVIGKNIWYQFFFEDVGVAASSCVGLCEPDADGISEYAPDSPWEFVVDGGGAFLTIQDAFLGGDQFSAYNNGVLLGKTSTVPTGGDCSNDLLACISDPEISQGKFFLAAGSYSLDIFAEVSPFNVGAAFFRVDPIPEPTTILGTLAFSALGAGAWLKRRKKIA, encoded by the coding sequence ATGACTCTCATCAAAAAGCTACTAGCAATATCAGTCGGAGCCGCTTCTCTGACACTAGCCATTAGTACAGAAGCTCAAGCCGCCGTAATTGGTAAGAATATCTGGTATCAGTTCTTTTTTGAGGATGTAGGAGTAGCAGCTAGTAGCTGTGTAGGATTATGCGAGCCAGATGCTGATGGGATTTCGGAGTATGCACCTGACTCTCCTTGGGAATTTGTGGTTGATGGAGGTGGAGCTTTTTTAACCATTCAGGATGCATTTCTGGGGGGAGATCAGTTTAGTGCTTATAACAATGGCGTTTTGCTAGGTAAAACCTCTACTGTTCCTACTGGCGGCGATTGTAGCAACGATTTATTAGCTTGTATCTCAGATCCTGAGATTAGCCAAGGCAAATTCTTTCTTGCTGCTGGAAGTTATTCCCTCGACATTTTTGCTGAAGTTAGTCCATTTAACGTTGGAGCAGCTTTCTTTAGAGTAGATCCCATACCCGAACCAACTACAATTTTGGGAACTTTGGCGTTTAGTGCTTTAGGTGCTGGTGCTTGGTTAAAGCGGAGAAAAAAAATTGCCTAG
- a CDS encoding transglutaminase-like domain-containing protein, translated as MQLNVGCQILFESHDQTPVILMLRPRSGSGQWIMREEYQLSPHVPVVEYADGYGNLCQRITIPQGAFQVRTSAVVDAPDKIDVEPNAHFVPVPELPDSVLQFILPSRYCEADRLGDLALEIAGNANPGYEQVEAIRQWIQQNIEYAYGTSNASTSAVETADRRVGVCRDFTHLGIALCRSLNIPTRMVVGYLYELKPMDLHAWFEAYVGDRWYTFDATQEQPRGNRVTIAYGRDAADVALVTQFAAMDLVEMQVWVTPAG; from the coding sequence ATGCAACTAAACGTTGGCTGTCAAATTTTGTTTGAATCCCATGACCAAACACCTGTTATCTTGATGTTACGCCCTCGAAGTGGATCGGGACAGTGGATCATGCGAGAAGAATATCAATTGTCTCCCCATGTTCCAGTAGTTGAATATGCTGATGGATATGGCAACTTGTGTCAGCGAATCACGATTCCTCAAGGTGCTTTTCAGGTTCGGACTAGTGCTGTGGTTGATGCTCCTGATAAGATTGATGTAGAGCCAAATGCTCATTTTGTCCCTGTTCCAGAATTACCAGATAGCGTCTTGCAATTTATTTTACCTAGTCGCTATTGCGAAGCAGATAGGTTAGGGGATTTGGCGCTAGAGATAGCGGGTAATGCAAATCCAGGCTACGAGCAAGTAGAAGCGATTCGCCAATGGATTCAGCAAAATATAGAGTATGCTTACGGAACCAGTAATGCTTCGACTTCGGCGGTAGAAACTGCTGATAGACGGGTGGGGGTTTGTCGGGATTTTACTCACTTAGGGATTGCTCTTTGTCGTAGTTTAAACATTCCGACGCGCATGGTGGTGGGATATTTATATGAACTCAAGCCAATGGATTTACACGCTTGGTTTGAAGCTTACGTAGGCGATCGCTGGTACACTTTTGATGCCACCCAAGAGCAACCCAGGGGTAATCGAGTTACTATTGCTTATGGGCGAGATGCTGCGGATGTGGCTTTAGTGACTCAGTTTGCGGCGATGGATTTGGTTGAGATGCAGGTTTGGGTAACTCCTGCTGGGTAG
- a CDS encoding Fe2+-dependent dioxygenase yields the protein MIFSLEEVLKTEELKHISDRLNPSDFIDGQKTAGWHAKLVKNNQQLPKSSQAYPALSELVKNALERHPLFTSAAQPKVIHSVIFSRYEVGMSYGTHVDNAFMGGDNYWRSDLSFTIFLSPPDSYTGGELVMELSDGDRSYRLEAGAAIIYPASTLHRVETVTQGIRFAAVGWIQSLVRNSEHREILFDLDTVRRSIFAKEGKSLEFDLISKNYANLLRMWGS from the coding sequence ATGATTTTTTCTCTCGAAGAAGTTTTAAAAACCGAGGAACTAAAACACATCAGCGATCGCCTCAACCCATCAGATTTTATCGACGGTCAAAAAACAGCCGGATGGCACGCTAAATTAGTTAAAAACAACCAGCAGCTACCCAAAAGTAGTCAAGCTTACCCAGCTTTATCTGAGTTAGTTAAAAACGCCTTAGAGCGTCATCCTTTATTTACTAGTGCGGCTCAACCCAAAGTAATTCATTCTGTAATTTTTAGTCGTTATGAAGTAGGAATGAGTTACGGAACTCATGTAGATAATGCGTTTATGGGTGGAGATAATTATTGGCGTTCCGATCTTTCTTTTACCATATTTCTCAGCCCACCAGATAGTTATACTGGAGGAGAATTAGTCATGGAACTAAGCGATGGCGATCGCTCTTACAGGCTTGAAGCTGGTGCCGCTATTATCTATCCTGCTTCAACTTTACACCGAGTCGAAACGGTCACTCAAGGGATAAGATTTGCCGCAGTTGGTTGGATACAAAGTTTAGTTCGCAATTCGGAACATCGAGAAATACTATTCGATCTAGACACTGTTCGTCGGTCAATTTTTGCTAAAGAAGGTAAATCTTTAGAGTTCGATCTTATCTCTAAAAACTATGCCAATTTACTAAGGATGTGGGGAAGTTAG
- the vapB gene encoding type II toxin-antitoxin system VapB family antitoxin: MIQPVILQKLAELPESLQTEVLHYVEFLLEKHMKNSNQDKPTQKLRVAGTMKGMFVLPLPDDFDEPLEDLKEYME; encoded by the coding sequence ATGATACAGCCAGTTATTTTACAAAAGTTAGCGGAACTCCCTGAGTCGCTTCAGACGGAAGTTCTGCATTATGTAGAGTTTTTATTAGAAAAGCACATGAAAAACTCTAACCAAGATAAACCAACCCAGAAACTTCGCGTAGCGGGAACAATGAAGGGAATGTTTGTGTTACCGCTTCCTGATGATTTTGATGAACCGCTTGAGGATCTGAAGGAATATATGGAATGA